From Proteiniborus ethanoligenes:
AATGATAATGGTACTCCTATGCCCCACATAGTGAATGCCTCTAGCTTTAAGGAATATTTTGCATCTCCTCCTCCTCTTAGTACTCCCACTATTAGTATTATATTTATAACTCTAACTATCATGATTAACGATGTTATATAAAGTATCATCAAGCTATCATAAAGTACTGTCTCTGAAACCTTAAATATGTTTAATACATCTTTAGCCGTAACCCATATGAGAATAGATATTCCTATGGCTACTAATGCTCCTAGCCCAAACAGGCGGTATGCATATTCTTTTCCTTTCTCTTCTTCCCCTGCCCCTATTTGATTTCCAACCATCACTGCCGATGCGTTAGCTATACCAAATACTAAAACCATATACAGGTTTTGTATTGTTGTAGTTATTTGAATTGATGCTATTGCCTGTGTTCCTATTTTCCCATAAGCTATGGCATAGACTACAGAGCCAAGCCCCCAGCATATTTCATTTAGAACTACAGGTATTATAGTTTTAAAAGATTTCTCAACAAATTCCTTATTGAAATTAAACATTTCTTTTATACTAGAAGCAAGTACACCTTTACTCATGTACACATAGCAGATTAATACAATGGCTTCTATAATTCTTGCAATAAGAGTAGCCAACGCAGCCCCTTTAACTCCTAATTCGGGAGCTCCAAGATTTCCAAATATAAATGCATAGTTCAAAATCGTGTTTGTTAACAACGCTATTATACTAACTATCATCGGTAGCATAGTTTTACCTATAGATCTTAATGCCATACTAAAAGCAAAGGTAATAGCAGTAAATATATAGCTAATGCTTACTACCTTAAGATAATCACTTCCTAATCTTATTACATCATTATCTTTATTAAATATCCTAACAATTGGTTCAGGTAAAAATAAGGCGCCTGTTGTAAAAATAACTGAAATTATTACACCAATTATTAGTGATAAGCCTAAAATTCTGCGAATATTTTTTTCATCATTATTTCCCCAAAATTGAGAAATAAATATACCTGCTCCACTATAAAATCCCATAATCAATATGATAAATAAAAAGAAAACTTGATTTGCTATTCCTACTGCTGCTATCTCAAATTCTCCAACCCTGCCTATCATCACTGTGTCAACCATATTAAGTGATGAAGCAATGAGGTTTTGAATAACTATAGGTATTGCTATAGCAAGTAATATCTTATAAAACTCCCCGTCACTAAATAACCTCTTAAACAAACCTCTTCTCAACTTACGTCCTCCTTTGCCGAAGAGCAAAAAATTAACCACCTTGAAGTTTTTCAAAGTGGTTTGCTTCTTCACTCTTAGAGACTATGTTGCTTCTCTAAAAATTAATATGAGATTACTGTTTATTATAACATACTTTTTTATATTCTCAAATAAGGTTTTATTTGCAAATTTCATTAACATTTTCATATGATAGTGCATACACTACAACATAGGAAGGTGAAAAAAATGAGGAGAATGAATATCACAAAAATATGTCCTGTTTTAAGTGCAAAGCTACAAACCCAGTCAAATGAAGAGCTTCCTGTAATTGTTAGAGTTAAAGAAAATGATACTCACAAGCTTAATAGTTTAGCCAATATTATGGATGGCAAAATAAAAAGAAATCTTCCATTAGTTGATGCAATTGCTTTAAATATGAACTTAAACGAAATAAATATGTTATCGAAGGATCCAAGTGTTGAATATATAAGCTATGATTCTAAAGTATTTGCACTATTAGATATTGCTAATGCCTCTGTAGGAGCCAGCTTTCCCCGAGAAAAGGGGCTAACAGGAGACAACATTACTGTGGCTGTAATAGATACAGGAGTTGCTCCACACAACGACTTGACTAAGCCCAAAAATAGAATAGTTGGATTTAAGGATTTTGTAAATGATAAAACAAAGCCTTATGACGATAATGGTCACGGTACTCATGTTGCTGGTATAATAGCTTCTAATGGATTTTCATCTAATGGAAAGTATACAGGAGTTGCACCTAATGCTAACATATTGGCTGTTAAAGCGTTAGATGAAGCTGGGAGCGGCAATACCTCTGACATAGTATCTGCTATAGAGTGGGTTGTAAAGTCAAAGGAGCAATACAATACAAAAATAATAAATCTTTCTTTAGGAAGTCCTGCAAATAATTCAGTACACTCTGACCCTTTAGTAAGAGCTGTTGAAGCTGCTGTTAAAGCAGGACTTACTGTAATAGTTGCTGCAGGAAATAGTGGACCTACAGCTAAAACCATCCTATCTCCAGGTAATAGCCCTAATGTGATTACAGTAGGGGCTGTAGATGATAAAAGGACTCCAGATATAAGTGATGATACTATAGCTAGTTTTTCAAGCCGTGGACCTACTAAGGAAGGAATAAGAAAACCAGATGTAGTAGCACCAGGGGTAAACATTATGTCCTTATCAAATACTTCTGGTGACGGTTATGTTACTTCAAGTGGTACTTCTATGGCTACACCGCTGGTATCTGGTTCTTGTGCTTTGTTATATAGTAAAAATAAAGATTTAACACCAAGCCAAGTAAAATCAATGTTTATAAACTCATGTTCAGACCTTAAGGATAAATATGAAAACCAAGGAGCAGGGATAATAGATTTAAGAAAACTCTTTAAAGATCTTGACAAAGAAAAACCAAACACTAGACCTTCAAGGCCTCCCTCATCTCCCATACGTCCCTTTCCGCCGAAGAAAGAGAAGGTAGCATCTGAGAGCTCCTTTAGTGAGATAATTGTTGTGCTTCTTTTAGTGTTTTTACTATTGAACTTAAGTGATTAAAATAAAAAAAGCCCACATTTAGGAGCGGTCAGATAGGGATTTATAATTCCTAAAAAATTCGGCATAGTCGTTGATATTCGGCTATGCCGTTTTTTCGTTTATTTTGGTAAGTCGATAGCACCAATGCAGTTATAGAAAATTTGAATCCGCTGGGTTCTGCGGCCATCTATCTTTTCAGCCTTGAATACTATAATTTTGTCAATAAACTCTCGGATAATTTCTGCATCCAATTCTGTAATTTCTGTGTACTTTTTAACCAGTGCCAAAAAGCGGTCGGTATTGAGGGACTGTTCATTTGCTGTATCAATGGTATGCTTTAATTTGGATATCCTTTCTTCCAGTGCCTTCTGCTCGGCTTCATATTCAGCCGACATCTTGTAAAAACGCTCTTCGGGAATTTTGCCCATCACATTGTCTTCATATAGCTTTCGAATGATTTTGTCTATGTCAGCAATGCGAGTCTGTGCTTGTTCATACTCCTTTTGACTTTGGCGGAGTTCTTTGGCAAGTTCCTTTTCTGAATTATTCATAACTATACGGATGAATTCCTGTTCATGGTCTTTGGCAAAGGAGGTTACACGTCTTAAATCTTCTAGCAAAAGCTGTTCCACTACAACATTACGTATCTGATGTGAACTACACATACCCTTTTTCTTGCGGTAAGTCGCACAAACGAAGTATTCCTTATCGTGTGTCCATCCCTTGCCTCTAACCTGATACAGCTTTGCTCCACAGTCGGCACAAAACATCATGCCAGAAAGCATTCCCATTTCACCTAATCGTGATGGTCTTCGCTTGCCATCTCTGATTTTCTGCACTGTTTCCCAAGTGCCCTCATCAATAATTGCTTCATGGGTATTTTTGAAAACCAGCCAATCTTCCGGATTGTTCAATATCTTGACTTTGCTCTTATATGACTTTTTAGAAGTCTTGAAATTTACCGTGTGACCTAAATATTCCATTTTAGCCAGAATATCTGATACGGTACGAGCCGACCAAGCATATGGGTTTTCAGGTGGTCTTGCTGGAGTGTTAATACCCA
This genomic window contains:
- a CDS encoding recombinase family protein translates to MNRQSTFSTIRKSTLAFEEAKITALYCRLSRDDELAGDSNSIVNQKAILKKYAEDNGFRNIEFYVDDGVSGTTFDRPDFNRMIADVESGRIGTIIIKDMSRFGRDYLKVGYYTEIMFPEADVRFIAINNGIDSANQADSDFTPFLNIINEWYAKDTSKKIRAVFKSKGQSGKPLCTNPPYGYIKDPEDKLHWIIDEKAAEVVRDIFRLCMAGFGPTQIAKQLEKRCIDTPTVHLRKMGINTPARPPENPYAWSARTVSDILAKMEYLGHTVNFKTSKKSYKSKVKILNNPEDWLVFKNTHEAIIDEGTWETVQKIRDGKRRPSRLGEMGMLSGMMFCADCGAKLYQVRGKGWTHDKEYFVCATYRKKKGMCSSHQIRNVVVEQLLLEDLRRVTSFAKDHEQEFIRIVMNNSEKELAKELRQSQKEYEQAQTRIADIDKIIRKLYEDNVMGKIPEERFYKMSAEYEAEQKALEERISKLKHTIDTANEQSLNTDRFLALVKKYTEITELDAEIIREFIDKIIVFKAEKIDGRRTQRIQIFYNCIGAIDLPK
- a CDS encoding MATE family efflux transporter, which translates into the protein MRRGLFKRLFSDGEFYKILLAIAIPIVIQNLIASSLNMVDTVMIGRVGEFEIAAVGIANQVFFLFIILIMGFYSGAGIFISQFWGNNDEKNIRRILGLSLIIGVIISVIFTTGALFLPEPIVRIFNKDNDVIRLGSDYLKVVSISYIFTAITFAFSMALRSIGKTMLPMIVSIIALLTNTILNYAFIFGNLGAPELGVKGAALATLIARIIEAIVLICYVYMSKGVLASSIKEMFNFNKEFVEKSFKTIIPVVLNEICWGLGSVVYAIAYGKIGTQAIASIQITTTIQNLYMVLVFGIANASAVMVGNQIGAGEEEKGKEYAYRLFGLGALVAIGISILIWVTAKDVLNIFKVSETVLYDSLMILYITSLIMIVRVINIILIVGVLRGGGDAKYSLKLEAFTMWGIGVPLSFIGAIWFNLPIYGVVALLTVEEVVKCFFAVKRLISNKWVNRVIHDIQ
- a CDS encoding S8 family peptidase, which encodes MRRMNITKICPVLSAKLQTQSNEELPVIVRVKENDTHKLNSLANIMDGKIKRNLPLVDAIALNMNLNEINMLSKDPSVEYISYDSKVFALLDIANASVGASFPREKGLTGDNITVAVIDTGVAPHNDLTKPKNRIVGFKDFVNDKTKPYDDNGHGTHVAGIIASNGFSSNGKYTGVAPNANILAVKALDEAGSGNTSDIVSAIEWVVKSKEQYNTKIINLSLGSPANNSVHSDPLVRAVEAAVKAGLTVIVAAGNSGPTAKTILSPGNSPNVITVGAVDDKRTPDISDDTIASFSSRGPTKEGIRKPDVVAPGVNIMSLSNTSGDGYVTSSGTSMATPLVSGSCALLYSKNKDLTPSQVKSMFINSCSDLKDKYENQGAGIIDLRKLFKDLDKEKPNTRPSRPPSSPIRPFPPKKEKVASESSFSEIIVVLLLVFLLLNLSD